One window from the genome of Spirochaetota bacterium encodes:
- a CDS encoding AraC family transcriptional regulator, protein MKASQRTIPRKRIAAAFAGNNGSIAAYANFPFVIVKSVLPSHIGTHSHEYFEIDIVLSGSGHVVNGGKRYELGVNDIMLGNQFDTHAIVSRRRISLLSIKFGPALFGTEHAAPLLAAFVAPGVDFRRRVPLDADEKRSIRTIAELLLGEYTAKRKQWQQTVTPLFEAILSILRRGFETHLAERNITVDTGHFPLVYRIMTYLDEHYCEELRMRDIVKRFGGSSSYAASLFTRIIGHSLKRYVIVKRVLAAKRLLTNTDDPISDICFAVGFGDMSNFNRAFKTIAGTSPREYRSSYRT, encoded by the coding sequence ATGAAAGCATCGCAGCGAACTATCCCGCGAAAGAGAATAGCGGCCGCATTCGCCGGCAACAATGGCAGCATCGCGGCGTATGCGAATTTCCCGTTCGTCATCGTTAAGAGCGTTCTTCCTTCACATATCGGCACGCACAGCCACGAGTATTTCGAGATCGATATCGTTCTGAGCGGAAGCGGTCATGTCGTGAACGGCGGAAAACGGTATGAACTCGGCGTAAACGACATCATGCTCGGAAACCAATTCGACACACATGCCATCGTATCACGACGGCGTATATCGCTTCTATCAATAAAATTCGGGCCTGCATTGTTCGGCACGGAGCATGCTGCGCCGCTCCTCGCGGCATTTGTCGCGCCCGGCGTGGATTTTCGCAGGCGCGTCCCTCTCGATGCGGATGAAAAGCGATCGATCAGGACGATCGCCGAGCTTCTCCTCGGCGAGTATACCGCGAAAAGAAAACAGTGGCAGCAGACGGTGACGCCGCTGTTCGAAGCGATCCTGAGTATCTTGCGCCGCGGATTCGAGACGCATCTTGCGGAAAGGAATATCACCGTCGACACAGGCCATTTCCCCCTCGTGTACCGCATCATGACGTACCTCGACGAACACTACTGCGAGGAATTACGCATGCGCGATATCGTAAAAAGATTCGGCGGCTCGTCGTCATATGCCGCATCGCTCTTCACACGCATCATAGGCCATTCGCTCAAACGCTATGTCATCGTCAAACGAGTTCTCGCGGCAAAGCGTCTTCTCACGAATACCGACGACCCCATATCGGATATCTGTTTCGCCGTCGGGTTCGGCGACATGAGCAATTTCAACCGCGCATTCAAGACCATAGCCGGCACATCGCCGCGGGAATATAGAAGTTCGTACCGCACATGA